The window CGGCTAAGCCTCTTCGCTCAGGATATGCGAAGCGGGGGCTTTGAACGATGGCGGCTGAAGGCCAGAGCGAACTGGTGCAGGTCGTGGCGCTGCTCGGCGCGGGCGTCGTCGCCGTGCCGATCTTCCGACGGCTGGGGCTGGGCTCGGTGCTCGGCTACTTCGCAGCCGGCCTCGTCATCGGCCCATTCGGGCTGGGGCTATTCTCGGATCCCGGCGCGATCCTTCACGTCGCCGAGTTCGGCGTCATAATGCTGCTGTTCGTCATCGGCCTCGAGATGCAGCCCTCGCGGCTGTGGGCGCTGCGGCGCGAGATCTTCGGCCTCGGCGTGGCGCAGGTCGTCGCCTCCGGCGCGCTGCTGACGCTGGCTGGCTCCGCGGCGGGACTTGACCTGGCGGTCGCCTTCGTCGCCGGCATGGGCTTCGTGCTGTCCTCGACCGCCGTCGTCATGCAGATGCTGGACGAGCGCGGCGAGACGTCGACGGCGCAAGGCCAGAAGGCGGTGTCGATCCTCCTGCTCGAGGATCTCGCGATCGTGCCGCTGCTTGCGATCGTGGCCTTCATCGCCCCGGCCGACAGCGGCGAGAACGCCGCCGACCGCTGGCGCGAGATCGCGATCGCGATCGCGGCGGTGGCCGGCCTCGTGCTCGCCGGCCGCTACCTGCTGAACCCGATGTTCCGGATCCTGGCCCGCTCCCAGGCCCGCGAAGTGATGACGGCGGCGGCGCTGCTGGTGGTGCTCGGCGCGGCGTTGCTCATGGAGCTCGGCGGCCTGTCGATGGCCATGGGCGCCTTCCTCGCCGGGGTGCTTCTGTCGGAATCGACCTTCCGCCACCAGCTCGAAGCCGACATCGAGCCGTTCCGCGGCATCCTGCTCGGCCTGTTCTTCCTGGCGGTCGGCATGTCGCTCGACCTGGCCGCGATCTCCGTTCACTGGCCAACGATCCTCGCCTTCACCGCGCTGTTCATCGCCGTCAAGGCGGCCGCGATTTTCGGGGTCGCGCGGTTGCTGGGCTCGTCCTCGCGGGAGGCGATCGACCGCGTGGCGCTGTTCGCTCAGGGCGGCGAGTTCGCCTTCGTGCTCTACTCCGCGGCCTCCGCGGTCGGGATCATGGACGCGCCGACCAACGCTATCTTCACGTCGGTCGTCATCCTTTCGATGGCGCTGACGCCGCTCACCGCGCTGGCGCTCAAACGCCTCATGCCCCGCAGCGCGCCGTCGCTCGACGGGGTGGACAAGGCGGACGGCCTCAGCGGCGAGGTGCTGGTGATCGGCTTCGGCCGGTTCGCGCAGGTGGCGAGCCAGTCGCTGCTCGCCCGCGGCTTCGAAGTCTCCATCATCGAGAACGACGTCGAGATGATCGAGGCGGCCGCGACCTTCGGCTTCAAGGTCTACTACGGCGACGGCACGCGGTTGGACACGCTGCGGGCCTCCGGCGCGGGCCAGGCGCGGGCGGTGCTGGTGTGCGTCGACAAGCAGGAGGCGGCGGAAAAGATCGTCGAGCTGGTGCAGTCCGAGTTTCCGCTCGCCAAGCTGTTCGTGCGCGCGTTCGACCGCGGTCACGCGATGGATCTCGTGCGGGCCGGGGTCGACTATCACATCCGCGAGACCTTCGAATCCGCCATGGCGTTCGGCGAGGCGGCGCTGGTCGCCCTCGGCGTGCCGGAGGAGGAGGCGTCCGAGATCGCCGACGACGTGCGGCGGCGGGACGCGGAGCGGTTCGCGCTCCAGGTCGCGGGCGACATCCACTCCGGCTCCAGCCTGATCCGCGGCAACGCGCCGATCCCGACGCCGCTCACCC is drawn from Methylopila sp. 73B and contains these coding sequences:
- a CDS encoding monovalent cation:proton antiporter-2 (CPA2) family protein, producing the protein MAAEGQSELVQVVALLGAGVVAVPIFRRLGLGSVLGYFAAGLVIGPFGLGLFSDPGAILHVAEFGVIMLLFVIGLEMQPSRLWALRREIFGLGVAQVVASGALLTLAGSAAGLDLAVAFVAGMGFVLSSTAVVMQMLDERGETSTAQGQKAVSILLLEDLAIVPLLAIVAFIAPADSGENAADRWREIAIAIAAVAGLVLAGRYLLNPMFRILARSQAREVMTAAALLVVLGAALLMELGGLSMAMGAFLAGVLLSESTFRHQLEADIEPFRGILLGLFFLAVGMSLDLAAISVHWPTILAFTALFIAVKAAAIFGVARLLGSSSREAIDRVALFAQGGEFAFVLYSAASAVGIMDAPTNAIFTSVVILSMALTPLTALALKRLMPRSAPSLDGVDKADGLSGEVLVIGFGRFAQVASQSLLARGFEVSIIENDVEMIEAAATFGFKVYYGDGTRLDTLRASGAGQARAVLVCVDKQEAAEKIVELVQSEFPLAKLFVRAFDRGHAMDLVRAGVDYHIRETFESAMAFGEAALVALGVPEEEASEIADDVRRRDAERFALQVAGDIHSGSSLIRGNAPIPTPLTRPRRAGQIVDQGAPQPEAI